In Candidatus Omnitrophota bacterium, the DNA window TATACCTGATTCCGATGAATTTCGCAGGCAGATGTGGGATAAGCTCGGCAGTATATTTACAACGATCAACGATTGGTATTCGGATAGGACCGCTTATGCCAAGGCTGTTTCCGTAAAAAAATTTATTGATGCCGGAGGACTGGAAAGCCTGGGGCACGAAATCCTGGGCCACGTGAATCAGGTTTTTGTGGACAGGGAATCATCTTTCTTGGTGTTTTGGGGGCATAATGAGCGTAAAAAATTTGATGACCAGACTACGGCCTTACCGTGGATATATCTTTATTTGAAATCAGGCACTGGTGTTGCCAATATAGATAATGAAATGTCGGAAGGATATTCCGACATGGGCGCTATAGTCACATTTTTTAAACGGGACGGCAATGGAAAAATTACAGGTTTAAGGATGTGGGGCTACAAAAAGGATTCAGCAGTAATAGAAGATTTAACCATGGAAAACATAGAGGGCATTAGCCAGGAGCAGAAAAAAATGCTGGTTGAACTGCACGGAGGCGTTTCGTTTATGCAATGGTATCGTCAAAAAGCGTTGGCCCATATCCTTGAGGAATCAAAGAGATTGCTGGAGGAGGCCAAAAGGCAGGGCAGAGAGGACAAAGCCCAAATCGCTGAACGGATGATAGACAAGTATTACTCCGAGATTTCCGCGTCCCGGAACATCGGACAGGCAATCAAGAAAAACAATATAGCCCAAATACTCGCCCGTGCCGCGTAATGTATGTCGAAGGTTCTTGAGGATATTTTTGTTTAAACGGTGTTAGAGTGGTGTTTTTATTTGTCAATACGGCTTATGAATTCCTGCCACGGGAAATGCGTGCCCGGGCACTCGGTATTAGCTCCGCAAACATCGCGATGGCCCATTATGTTTGAATTTGGGATATTGTAGTATTTTTTCAAGACATTAACGGTATAAACAAGTGTTATTAATTGCTTGCGGCTTACGTATACATTACTGAAATTGCCTACAATCGCTATTCCGATGCCTTTTTCGTTCATGCCCGATGCCTTGCAATGGGCGCCGTTTTCCTGCCGCAGCCATCTAAGAGAAGACTCTAAGTGCCCGTCGGGTTTACCCTCGGTATTATTATTGATGACAAAATGGTAACCTAAACCGGCCCAGCCCTTGTTTTTGTGGGATTTGTCAAGCAATAGCGCGCTTCCTGTGTCGGTAGCGGTGTGGTGGATGATGATATATTTCCATTTATCCGAAGGAAACAGTGGTATTATCGGCTTTACCGGAGCGGCATTAGGTATCAGTATGTGCTGCCCGCTTTTTAATTCCGTGTTGGTTTTTATCCAATTAGCCGCGGCGATATCTTTCAGGTCAACATCGTATGCCCTGCTTAGATGCCATAGTGTCTCGCCCGGGGCTACGATATGATATGTATCGCGCCTTGCGACAGGTTGATGCGTTTCGGTCAAGACCCTTTTGGGCGTGTATATAACAGGGCCCGGACGCTCTCCGGCGCATGAGCTCAATGACAGGGCTATAAGCAGGATTGCTGTATGGTTTAAAATTTTTTTCATATATTTATAGTGACAATTTTTTAGATAAAATTAGTTTAATTTTATATGAAAACGCAAAGCGGGTCAAGGTGTTTAGATATTTTTAGCTAAATATATTCTTGCTCTGCCGGGCCGTATGGTTACAAAACCAAAATCAGCCTGAATTGTATTGACGAAACAGGGCTTTATGCTATAATTTGATGAAAGAATGTTAAGCGGGTTATATGCACAGCTTTATAATGTCACATGATGAGCCGGCAGATGCGCCTGTTTTTAATGATAACCGGCGGGCGCGCGGCTTTTTTGGTTTTTATTTTAATTTAATTCGGGGAGGCGCAGATGTTCTGTAGAAAAATTAATATATTTATCATGGTCTTTTCCGTGTTTTTGATTTTCTGCAATCATTCTATTGCTGAAAAATTGTCCAAAGAAGATCAGAAAATGCAGCAAATCAAGCAGATGCAGAAACATTTTGAATGGTGGCCTACCGATGCCAGGCCGGCTCCTGTAAAAGATGAAAATAAAAGCGGATATTGGTGGTGGCCAATGGAACCCGGTGAAATAAGGCCATGGGGTAATAGAGGGTATATATATGTGTATAAAATAATTTTTGACTATAAAGAAGAAGAGCTTGACCCGCCGGCGGCGCAGGAATTAAGGCCGTCACTGCTGATTAAAAAGGTTTTAAGCAATGTTAAAGTTTATTTTGATTTTGATAAATCTGATTTACGAGACGATGCCAAGGCCATTCTTAAAAAAGCGTCAGATACAATGAGGAGAAACCCTTACGCGAGCATACTCGTTACCGGCAACTGTGATATACGCGGTTCGGAAACGTATAATGAAAAACTTGGCCGGCAGAGGGGTGAGGCGGTTAAAAAGTTTATGCTTGAAGGCGGTATTCATCCCGATAGGGTCTTGATAGTCAGCCGCGGTAAACTGGATGCCGTTGCCCCTGTTACCGATCTGGTTGGTATGCAGAAAGACAGAAACGCCCAGTTTATGATAGCTGAAGTTGAAGAGGTGATGATACCATATCCTGATATTGAAGCCGGCCAGGAGGTTAAAAGGATAGGTGAGGATAAGTTTCTTTTGCAGGAAGAGAAAAAAATTGAGGCCGAAATCAAGGTAGCCACCAAAGAATATATTGTTCAGGCCGGGGATTCGCTTTCAAAGATAGCCAAGGAACATCTGGGCGCGGCCCACCGCTGGCAGTATCTATACGAATTGAATAAAGATAAAATCGCCAACCCCAACAAACTTAAGAAGGGGCAAAAGATCATATTGCCTATTGAATAGTTTTTGCCGTGCAAGCGCTCTGTATGCCGTGTTTGCTTTTTTGCATATTAACGAGGGCCGGACTATTCGGCCCTGCTATTTTTTTGCGCATACCCCGTATTTTCTTTTGATTCCCTGATTGGTATACGCAAACCGGTATCTTTTAACGATATGTTAAATGCCGGACCGCGTAATTATTTCGTCAAAAAGCACTTTTTATCAATACGCCTTAAAAATGCTTTTGACGTTTTGTTTTAAAAATATCTCCTGATGTCAAAAACGGCATTGCTAATAGAAAGGTAAAAAGCGGTTTTATGGTTAAGACTAAAATAATATGTACTATAGGGCCCTCTTCTTCAAGCGAAACGGTTTTGAGGAAGATGATGCTTGCCGGTATGGATGTTGCCAGGCTTAATTTTTCGCATGCAATGACAGAAGAAATGACAGCCAGGATAAAAAGTATCAGGGCCCTGAATATGCGGTACAGGAGGCGCATAAAAATATTAGGTGATTTACAGGGCCACCGCGTAAGGGTCGGCCGCATAGAGGCGCCAATTGAGCTCAAAAAAGGCCAGAGGGTATGCCTTAGCCAGGAGGATGGCGGCACAGAATTGCCCGCGATTCCATTTGATTACAGAGGCTCTTTGCGCGGCGTAAAACAAGGGCATTATATTTATATTGATGACGGCAATATCGCTTTGGTAGTGACAGGCCGCGGCAGGAATTGCCTAAAGGCAAGGGTTACGGCGGGCGGATTATTAAAAAGCCATAAGGGTATTAATATACCGGAGGCCCGGCTTGAATTTAACAAGATCAATACAAAAGACCTTAATGATATTATTTTTTGTAAAATGAATGATATAGACTATGTGGCGCAGTCGTTTGTGTGCTCAAAAAAGGACGTGCTGACTGTCAGGGCCGCGCTTGGTATTGGCCATAAATGCATGGTCATCTCCAAGATAGAAAACAAACAAGCCATAAGGAATATTGATGAAATCATAGGCGTTTCGGACGGAATAATGATTGCCCGCGGGGACATGGGCGTGTCTTTACCGGTTTATAAGGTACCCATGATCCAGAAGATGATTATAAAAAAATGCAACAGAGCAAAAAAACCCGTGATAACCGCGACTCAAATGCTTGAAAGCATGACGCAAAATCCAAGGCCTACTCGCGCGGAAGTAGCGGATGTCGCAAATGCTATTATTGACGGGACTGACTTTGTTATGCTGTCAGCCGAGACGGCTTTAGGCAGGTATCCGTCGGAGTCTGTCAGGATGATGAATGATATCATAAAATTTACGGAAAATCCAAAAATTTAGGGAGGCAATAATATGCCGGCAGATATTTTAAATGTTAGCGACTTGCCCGACTTAAAGTTGTTTAAAAGGGGTAAGGTCAGGGATGTCTATGATGTGCAAGATAACCTGTTGGTGATATCAACGGACAGGATATCCTGTTTTGACTTTGTCTTGCCTACCTGTATTCCAGATAAAGGAGAAGTGCTTACAAGGCTTTCCATGTTCTGGTTTGATTTTACCAGGGATATTATTCCTAACCATTTTATTACGGCATCAGTCAAAGAATACCCGGCCTATTTGCATAAATACCAAAAAATCTTGCAGGGCCGGTCAATGCTGGCCAGAAAGGCGAAACCTATACCCGTTGAGTGCGTGGTAAGAGGGTATCTTTCCGGTTCAGGATGGAAAGAATACAAAATATCCCAATCTATATGCGGTATTAAACTTGACCCGGGCATGGTAGAATCGGATAAATTAAAAGAGCCTATATTCACTCCGTCAACAAAAGAAGACGCGGGCCATGACATGAACGTGACGATGGATTTTGTTGAAAAAACAATCGGTAAAGACACAGCCTCTGAATTAAAAGAGATAAGTACCGCTATTTACGGCAAGGCCAGTCATTACGCGGAGTCAAAAGGTATTATTATAGCTGATACCAAATTTGAATTTGGCATATATGAGGGGAGGATAATACTTATAGATGAAGCCCTTACCCCTGATTCGTCCCGCTTCTGGCCCAAGAATGGATACGCGCCTGGAAGGCCTCAACCAAGCTTTGATAAGCAGTTTGTAAGGGATTATCTGGAGTCAATCTGCTGGCCCAAAACCCCTCCTGCTCCGGAATTGCCTAAAAAGGTCATTCTAAAAACCAGAGAGAAATATATCCAAGCCTTTGAAGTGCTGACTGGAAAGACATGGTAGCCTTTGGCATGCAGGGCTTTGGAGCTTGTATTTTTTAGGATTTAAGCAAAGATCAAAAACTGTTATCGCGCATACCGGACCCCCGGACGTTTTTAAAAGGTTTTTTTTCGTCCGAATCAAGCGCAAGGTTTTTTTACCCAAAATGCCTTAAGAGGCGTATTTTGTAAAAGCATAAAAATTGTTTCTTATTTTACCGGTTAATGTAACTGTTTGACATCTGCCGGATGTTTCTATATACTAATATTATTCTAAATAAGAAACTAATACAATGAATTTTAAATTTATATATGGGCCTGTTAATTCATGGAGATTGGGTAGTTCTTTAGGCATTGACCCTATTTCAACACAACGCAAAGTATGCACATTTGATTGCGTTTATTGTCAACTCGGGCCTTCGCCTGCCTTAAGCCGCAAAAGAAAGGTTTTTGTCTTATCGAAAGATATCTTGCGCGAACTCAAAAGATTGCCGGAGATAAAAGTTGATTATATTACTTTTTCGGGAACAGGCGAACCCACGATGGCCCGGAACCTTGACGAACTTATAGAGGCGGTGCGACGGTCAAGAAAAGAAAAGATAGCTGTTTTTACCAACTCTACCTTGCTTGGCAACAGTTCCGTCCGCCGCGCGCTTGCCGGGGCGGATTTGGTAGAGGCAAAATTAGACTCTGCCTCAAGCCGGGTATTCAATGCTGTTAATAAGCCGCATAAGGGGTTTAAACTGCGTGGTATAATTGACGGTATAAAGACATTTAGGAGGGGCTATAAAGGAATATTCGCCCTGCAGATAATGTTTACTCCGTATAATATACGTTACGCGAAAAAACTGGCCGCTATAGCCCGCTCTATTGGCCCTGACGAGGTGCATATTAATACGCCTTTAAGGCCTTCAGGGGCAAGGCCTGTATCAAAAGAGGCGATAAGCAAAGTAAAAAAATTATTCAAGGGGCTTCGGGTGGTGACGGTATATGACGGTAAAAAATCCCCCGGGCATAAACCTATCAGCGCCGCGGAAACTATTAGGAGAAGGGGCAAGGTTTGATTTACGATGTTATAATAATAGGCGCCGGTCCTGCCGGGCTGACAGCGGCTTTATATGTATTGAGGGCAAATCTAAGGGCTCTTATAATAGAAGACCCCTTGGTTGCCAGCCAGGCCGCGTACGCTTTTATAATTGAGAATTTTCCCGCATTCCCCGGCGGGATAAGCGGCATAGACCTGATAAAAAAATTAAAGGAACAGGTCGGTTATTTCGGCGTAGAAATACTTCCGGCAGATGTTTCGGGTATTAAAAATTCCGGTCAAAACAGCAAGCAATTATGGCAGGTTACCGCAAATAACAGGATGTATGATACAATATCTGTTATAGTGGCCTCGGGCGCGGTGCCAAAAAGACTGGATATCGCAGGTGAGCGCGAATTTATTGGCCGCGGCGTGTCCTATTGCGCCGTATGTGACGGCGCATTATTCAAAGATAAAAACGTGGTGATTGCCGGCGGAGGAGATTCAGCGGTTGAGGAGGCTCTTTTTCTGTCAAGATTTGCGAAAAAAGTAAGCATAGTGCATCGCAGGGACAAGTTAAGGGCGGCCAAAATTCTGCAAAAAAGGGTCTTCGCGAATGACAGGATTGAAATAGTTTGGAATTCAACTATTGAGCAGATAATGGGAGGTAAAACAATTTCCGGGTTGAGGCTTCGTGACGTATCAACCGGCGCGCTAAGGGATATGGATTGCCAGGGCCTGTTTGTGTCAATCGGTAAGGTGCCTAATACGGGATTTGTTAAGAATGCCCTGGATATTGATAAAAACGGTTATATTATAACAGGCCGCGGTTTAAATACGTCGGCTCATGGCGTATTTGCGTGCGGAGATTGCAGGGATACATTATTTAAGCAGATTGTTACGGCCTGCGGCGACGGCGCCGCGGCGGCCAGGTCGTGCGTTCATTATGTTGATACTATGAAGGGTTATTAAACTATGCTGTCCGCTAAAATATTGCTGATAAACGGCGGCAAAGAAGTTGTTATGCTGCCGGAATTTTTCATAAAACAAGGATATCGGGTATCATGTGTTAATACCGGCAGAGAAGGCGTAAAGAAGCTAAGGGTGGATATCTTTAATCTCATTATTGCCGACGTCGCATTCACGGGCATGAGCGTCTCGGATTTAGCGTCGCAAGCTAAAAGGGCTGCCGGCAGAAAAATTCCGCTGGTAGTTATCGGGGAACAAGATGATATTGAGGATATAGAAGAGTTTTTTCGGCAAGGCGCCGATGAATATATTGTAAAACCGTTAAGGCTGGACTATTTGAATGAAAGGGTTGAATATCTTGTCTCCGGACGGTTTTAAATAAGTTGATAATACCTGCGTCCGGCTGACGCGGGATTGACACATAAAATGATTTTGTGATATACTTACGGTCAAAAATAGCCGGAGGGATTTAAAAAAAGAAAGGTTGATAAGATGGAAGAGAAAAAAGAAGTAAAATCGCAAAAACCCGATGACACAAAACAAAAGGCGCCGGACGCTCCCGTGCCCGCTGAAACTACCGTTAAGGCACAGCCGGCCCCCGCGGCAGATGGGGCTAAACAGGAAGAGCCCTCTAAAAAAAATAAAAAGATAAACCAGATGTCTTTAAAGGAGATAGATGCCAAAATCAAGGATGCGCAGGAAAAAATGGGGTCTCTGAAATCACGGTATGCCAGGCAACTGCTTAAACAGAAAGAACTGTTGAAAAATTCCACTGAATAATATAACCCATAATATGGCAGAAAAAAGCAAAAAAAATCCTTTTTATTTTTACAATCATGTTGAACTCCGTGAGTCTACGGGCCTTAAGGCTAAAAACGCCAGAGAGCTTGTGAATATAATAAAAGATGTCCCGGGTTCTGTCATATATTATCACATGCATGTTTTTTTGCAGCAGCACCAGTTTCTTTCTCCCGAACCCCCTAACGCTTTTGCCTACTGGACTGCCAAAGTGCTCGGAGAAGACGCCCTTGGTGAGCTTCTGGGCAGTATAGATGTTTATCAATATAATACGGTCAGGGCGCTTAGAGAAAAAATAATAGAGGTTATTGAAGGCTATCTTTTTGACGCAAAGGATATACGCAATGCTCCGCCGGGCAAAGAGTTTGATTTTACGAAATCAAGGACATTTATTCTGCCGACGCCTTATACGGCGCATAACCTGTCCGATATGGTTGAAGCTCTTAAAAAAGTCGCCATAGGTTCAATTGATTTTCATGTTTTTAATGCCAGATTAAGGCTTGGACGCGGGACCAATGATTTTTCTAATTGGATAGATACGTCACTGGGCTATCCTAATCTTGCATCCAGGCTTGAATGTTTTGACCCCTATACCTATACGCTGGAAAACCTGCGTTTTAATATTATTGATACTATAGTAAACAGCCCTGAATGGGGGATAGACAATGCGAAAAGATAGGGCTGAATTATCCTCTTTGAACGACTATATACCAATAGTCGGAGAAGATACGGTTGAAGAGCTTAGATTTTTGGCCTCAAGGCTTAAAGGCAGGAAGATACAGCATATTAATTCTACCCGTACCGGCGGCGGCGTGGCCGAGATGCTGTCCCGGGTGGTACCGCTTATGAGGGAATTGGGCGTTGATATTGAATGGAATGTAATAGAGGCTGAACCTGATTTTTTTAATGTAACAAAGAAGTTTCATAATGCCCTTCACGGTATGCCGGAGACCATATCCGATAGAGATTTTGACATATACATAGAAAATGCCAAGGCGTATAACAGGTTAACCGAAATAAGCGGTGATATAGTATTTATCCACGACCCGCAGCCAATCGCCCTTATTCAAAACAAGAAAAAATTAAAGTCTGTCAAATGGATCTGGAGATGCCATATAGATGTTTCTTGCCCTGATGAAAGAGTGTGGGATTTTTTATCAGCTTTTATTGAAGGTTACGACGCCTCTGTATTTTCAAGCCCGAAATTTACCAGGCCTTTAAAGATCCCCCAGTTTTTGATATGCCCGGCCATAGACCCTTTGAGCGACAAGAGCAGGCCGCTGGAAGAAAGCACGATATCCAGCGTGCTTGCCAAATACGGCATAGACAGCCATAAACCTATTATTTCACAGATATCAAGGTATGATCACCTTAAAGACCCCATAGGAGTAATTGAGGCGTTTAAGCTTGTAAAAAGATATATTGACGCGCAATTAGTGCTGGCAGGCAACAGCGCTACGGACGATCCTGAAGGGACTGATATGCTTAAAGAGGTTAAGGAAAAGGCCAAAGGCGTACCCGATGTCTACGTGCTTCTCATTGAGCCTGAAAATAACGATATAGAAGTAAACGCGTTGCAAAGGGCCTCATCCGTTATAGTTCAGAAATCCATAAGAGAAGGGTTTGCCCTTACGGTGACGGAGGCTCTTTGGAAGGAAAAACCTGTGGTGGCGTCAGCTGTGGGCGGGATACCCCTGCAGATAAAAAACATGTATAGCGGCCTGCTTTGCCATTGCGTGGAAGGTGCCGCGTTAAGGATAAGGCAGGTATTGAACAACCCGTCTTTCGCGAAACGATTAGGCCACAATGGCAGGATGCACATAAAGCGTAATTTCTTGCTGACAAGGCTTATTAGAGAGCATATGCTGCTCGCGCTTTCGTTGGGACAAAAAGGCGATATAATATTACTATAATGCTTGAATCACTTATATCATTTTCAAACAGCACGATAAAGGACGTCTCGGTCATAAGTTATGTCGTTGTTTTTCTGGGCGGGGTTTTCACCAGCCTTACACCGTGCATTTATCCGGTTATCCCTGTCACCGTGGGTTTCATCGGGGCCAGTTCCGCCGGCGCGAAAGGCAGGGCGTTTTTTTTGTCACTCTTTTACGTGATTGGCATAGCGCTTGTTTATTCATGCCTGGGAGCCATGGCGGCATTAGGCGGCAGGATATTCGGAGAGATATCTTCTAATCCGTGGACTTATATTATAGTAGGAAATGTTTTTTTATTGCTTGGGCTTTCCATGATGGGAGTTTTTGCCATAGCATTGCCGGATTTACCGGCCGCCAGGCCTTCGCCAAGGCAGGGCAAAAGCTTGTTCGCGGCATTGGTTGTTGGCATGTCGGCAGGGTTTATTATGGGGCCGTGCACCGCTCCCGTATTGGGCGCCGTACTTACATATGTCGGCAGCAGGCAAAATGTTTTACTCGGCATAAGCCTTTTATTCACATACGCGCTTGGTATGGGCCTGCTGTTGCTTTTTATAGGCACGTTTACCGGGCTTGCCGCGTCTTTGCCAAAGTCTGGTAAGTGGCTTGATGTTGTGAAAAAAGTGTTTGGAGCTGTTCTTATAGCGTGCGCGGAATATTTTTTTATAAAAGCAGGGGGGCTATTCTGATGAAAACTTGGCCGGCAATAGGAACTGTTTTTTTAGTTTGTGCTTTATGCGGTATCCTGTGTCTTAGCGGATATGTGTCTACCGCGGAATTGGGCGCGCCGGAAACCAAGGCAACAAACGCTTCAGCTCTTGAGGATTTGTCCGGCAAGGACGTGTTATTATCCGATTATATGGGCCAGAATCTCTTGCTTGTATTTACCACTACCTGGTGCCCGCATTGCGTGACAGCTATACCTGATTTAAAAAATATAGATAATGATTTCAATGGCAAGGGCCTTAAGGTTGTTGCCGTTTATGTCAAAGAACCTGCTGCCAGGGTCGTGAAATTCAAGTCAAGATACGGATTGCCTTATGATGTATTATTAGATCTAAATGGAGACACAGCTTATTTATACAGGATTAGTGGTGTTCCTACGTTTATTGTTTTAGACGCGCGCGGAGATATTTTGTATGAAGGCCATGAAATACCATTTGATATAATAACGCGGATAACAAACCGCACATAAAATGAGGAGGGAAATAATATGGCAAATATCAGTATTGATGAATCTCTATGTACAGGCTGCGGTTTATGCGCAAGCATGTGCCCCGAAAAATTTGAGGTAGGAGATGATAATGTTGCTCACGTGAAAGGTGGTTCTTGCGATTGCGACATTAATGAGGCAGCATCCAGCTGTCCCATGGAAGCAATAAAAATTGAGGATTAAATAAACGGGGCCGCATAGTGTAACCTGGTATGCGGCCCTGTTTATTAATGACATGCCATGAATATTGCAAGAGTAAAAATTGTTAAGCCCGAAGGCGCCAATATAATATTCGGGCAGTCTCATTTTATTAAGACGGTTGAGGACCTTTACGAGGCCGTAATCTGTTCTGTTCCCGGGATAAGGTTTGGCCTGGCTTTTTGCGAAGCCTCCGGCCCCTGTCTTGTGCGTTCAGCAGGAAACGATAAAGAGCTGGAACTGCAAGCTTTGGATAATGCTATGGCGATAGGAGCTGGCCATAGTTTTATAATAATTTTTGAAGGGGCGTTTCCTATTAATATCATACGCGCTGTCAAATCCGTGCCCGAAGTTTGTTCTATTTATTGCGCAACCGCTAATCCTGTAGAAGTGATTATGGCTGAGACAGAACAAGGAAAGGCCGTTATAGGCATAGTTGACGGGAACAGCCCAAAAGGTAAAGAGTCGGAACGCGACAAACAGGACAGAAAACAGTTTTTGCGCGACATAGGTTACAAGCTGTGAAATATTTTTGTCTTATCGGCTATGAGAAGATCCGGCCGGCGTGTTTTAAGGATTTTTTTGCGATAAGGGTTGCAAGCGCTATCTTGATAAAACATCCTGGCATAAATGGGATGACGCCAAGGGCAACCGCTTGTTTTAGGCCCAATCTCAGGCCCAATACCAGCCATGCCGTTCCAAGCGCATAAATAATCACGGCTCCGCACGAAAAAGCTGCCAGCATTGACAGCGTGGAAGTATTTTTTCTTAGCGCGTATCCGATAAAACAACTTGAAAAGACAAAGCCCAGCAGATATCCGCCTGTAGGCCCCGCGATATGCGATAATCCGAATCCGCTTGCCGAAAATATGGGCAAGCCCATAGCTCCCGCGCACAGGTATGTTATTTGAGATGCCGGCCCGAGCCTTCTGCCCAGCAACGCCCCTGACAAAAAAACGAACATCTCCTGCAGGGTAATTGGCACCGGAGTAAAGCCTAAAGGTATATAAATATAGGCGCCCAACCACGTAAGCAGAGCAAAAGTGGTTACCCCTATCGCCGATACCGCAAATTTATTTCTGATTATCTCTTTTTCCGTTAAAAAATAAACCGCACTATGCATATGCTCTCCTTATGTTATAATGGATAATAAATCACACGATATTAACACCAAATTATTCGCTATGTCAATCTTTTTCTTGGCAGAGGAATTTTTTGCTTGCTTTTTTACGGACTAATGATATAATTTTTTTGCATAAAGACAAAAAAGGAGGTTGACGATCTATGGGTAAAATATTAAGCATAATAGGCGGTACCGCCGCGGTGGTAATTGGTTTTATATTGGCTTTTTTCGCCTGGTCCAGGGCCATTGTTTTGGGCCTGCAATTTATGATAGTTTTTATTCTTATCCTCGGCGGCCTTATTGCCGTTGCGGCAGGCGTATCAGAGATAAAAGACTCAATAGCATCAAAGAAGGAAGATAAAAACCAGAAAGACAAGAAGGATTAAAGCTCGATTATTGTTTATGGGGTTGTGCCGGGTTAAAAAATGTGGCGCAACCCCATTTTTATTTTGACAGCATACGATGCGTGTGCTAAAATTAAACATATCAGGAATGACCCGGCCATAAGCTGTTTTCCATTCGGGGAAACAAGGATTTGGCCTATTTGAGGGAGGTGTGGAAATGGATTGGACATTTGTTATAATGGAGTCGGTAAGGGAGATGCTGACCAGGGTAGGCGCATTTATTCCCAAGATGATAGGGCTTTTGGTCATTCTTATAGTCGGTTGGCTCGTAGCAAAGCTGATTGAAAATATTATCGTAAGAAGCCTTAAGCTATTAAGGCTTGACACCCTTGCCGAAAAGTCAGGCACAAGCAGTTTCCTGGCAAAAGGCGGCATAAAATACACCTTATCCGAATTAATAGGAGTCCTTATTTACTGGATAGT includes these proteins:
- a CDS encoding cytochrome c biogenesis protein CcdA, with product MLESLISFSNSTIKDVSVISYVVVFLGGVFTSLTPCIYPVIPVTVGFIGASSAGAKGRAFFLSLFYVIGIALVYSCLGAMAALGGRIFGEISSNPWTYIIVGNVFLLLGLSMMGVFAIALPDLPAARPSPRQGKSLFAALVVGMSAGFIMGPCTAPVLGAVLTYVGSRQNVLLGISLLFTYALGMGLLLLFIGTFTGLAASLPKSGKWLDVVKKVFGAVLIACAEYFFIKAGGLF
- a CDS encoding TlpA disulfide reductase family protein, coding for MKTWPAIGTVFLVCALCGILCLSGYVSTAELGAPETKATNASALEDLSGKDVLLSDYMGQNLLLVFTTTWCPHCVTAIPDLKNIDNDFNGKGLKVVAVYVKEPAARVVKFKSRYGLPYDVLLDLNGDTAYLYRISGVPTFIVLDARGDILYEGHEIPFDIITRITNRT
- a CDS encoding ferredoxin, yielding MANISIDESLCTGCGLCASMCPEKFEVGDDNVAHVKGGSCDCDINEAASSCPMEAIKIED
- a CDS encoding adenosine-specific kinase, which translates into the protein MNIARVKIVKPEGANIIFGQSHFIKTVEDLYEAVICSVPGIRFGLAFCEASGPCLVRSAGNDKELELQALDNAMAIGAGHSFIIIFEGAFPINIIRAVKSVPEVCSIYCATANPVEVIMAETEQGKAVIGIVDGNSPKGKESERDKQDRKQFLRDIGYKL
- a CDS encoding biotin transporter BioY; amino-acid sequence: MHSAVYFLTEKEIIRNKFAVSAIGVTTFALLTWLGAYIYIPLGFTPVPITLQEMFVFLSGALLGRRLGPASQITYLCAGAMGLPIFSASGFGLSHIAGPTGGYLLGFVFSSCFIGYALRKNTSTLSMLAAFSCGAVIIYALGTAWLVLGLRLGLKQAVALGVIPFMPGCFIKIALATLIAKKSLKHAGRIFS